The window AGTTCGACGAGAATACCGAGGTGATCCAGCAGGTTGAGGTGGCCGAGGAGGTTGTCGAGGACGACCAGCCGTTCCTGATCGCCGAGACCATGCCTTCGTTCCAGGGCGGTGACCTCAATACGTTCCGCAACTGGGTGCAGCAGAACGTGAAGTTCCCGCAGATCGCCCTCGAAAACGGCATCCAGGGCCGCGTGGTTCTGTCGTTCGTGATCGAGAAGGACGGCCGTCTGACCAACATCCAGGTGTTGCAGACTCCCGACCGTTCGCTCTCCGAGGAGGCTATCCGCGTGCTGAGCAAGTCTCCGAAGTGGAGCCCCGGCAAGCAGCGCAACCAGGTGGTGCGTGTCAAGTACACCCTCCCGGTAGACTTCCGCGTACAGAACTGATCCCATTCTGCCGGTCGATTTCCGCATGGCAGCATTGAGACGTATGGCTCAACTTTTTGAGGGTATCCTGCTTTCGGGCGGATACCCTTATTCGTAGCATCGTGTTTGCAACATGAACGTTTGATGGCAAAGACAATTTTGGAAGAGAACAAGAACAATCCCGCGGCTGACGCTTCCCTTTCGACCGACGGCCGCGAGCGCGCCGTGCTGGTCTCCGTCATCCGGGACAATCAGGACCCGCGGCAGGCCGAGGAGTTCCTCGACGAACTGGAATTTCTGGCCGAGACGGCCGACATCCGCTCGGTGAAGCGCTTCACCCAGCGCCTGCCACAGCCCTCGTCGCGCATCTATGTCGGGCCGGGCAAATTGGAGGAGATCGCCGGATATTGCAAGGAGAACGGGATCGACGTGGTGATCTTCGACGACGAGTTGTCCCCTTCGCAGACGCGCAACATCGAGAAGGAGATGCCCTGCCGCCTGCTGGACCGCACGCGCCTGATCCTCGACATCTTCATGTCCCGGGCCCAGACGGCCTATGCCAAGACGCAGGTGCAGCTGGCCAATTACGAATACCTGCTGCCCCGGTTGTCGGGTATGTGGACCCACCTCGAACGCCAGCGGGGCGGCACGGGAACCCGCGGCGGCGCCGGCGAGCGCGAGATCGAGACCGACCGGCGCATCATCCGCAACCGTATCGCCAAACTGAAAGAGGACTTGAAAAAGATCGACCGCCAGATGGCCGTGCAGCGTTCGAACCGCGGTGCGATGGTCCGCGTGGCGCTGGTGGGTTATACCAACGTGGGGAAATCGACGCTGATGAACCTCATCTCCAAGAGCGAGGTCTTCGCCGAGAACAAGCTCTTCGCCACGCTGGACACCACGGTCCGCAAGGTGGTGTTCGACAATTTACCTTTCCTGCTCTCTGATACCGTAGGGTTTATTAGAAAACTTCCCACCGAGTTGATCGAGTCGTTCAAATCGACGTTGGACGAGGTCCGCGAAGCCGATCTGCTGGTGCACGTGGTGGACATCTCGCACCCGCAGTTCGAGGAGCAGATCGACGTGGTGAAACAGACCTTGCAGGAGATCGGCGCGGGCGACAAGCCCGTCTACCTGGTCTTCAACAAGGTCGATGCCTATACGTATGTCGAAAAGGACGAGGACGACCTGACGCCTCCGACGCGCGAGAACCGTTCGCTGGACGAGTTGAAGCAGAGTTGGATCGCACGGGCCAACACGCCCTGCATCTTCCTTTCGGCGCGGACGAAGGCCAACCTCGAAAAATTCCGTTCGGACCTCTACGGCATGGTGCGCGAGATCCATGCCGGGCGTTATCCGTTCAACAATTTCCTCTATTGACAACCAAATCTACACCCGATTTATGACGTTGCATATCCTTTCCGAGCAGAACACGGTTCTCAACAAATTCATCGCTCAGATCCGTGACAAGCGGATTCAGAAGGACTCGATGCGTTTCCGCCGCAACATGGAGCGCATCGGCGAGATCACGGCCTACGAGATTTCGAAGGCGCTCAACTACAAACCGTGTGTCGTCGAGACGCCGTTGGGCGAAGCCACCGTCGAGATGATCGACGACCAGCTCGTCGTGGCGACGATCCTCCGCGCGGGGCTTCCCTACCATCAGGGGTTCCTGAATTACTTCGACGACGCTCAGAACGCCTTCGTGTCGGCTTATCGCAAGAGTACCAAGGACGGCAAGTTCACCGTGAAGGTCGAGTACATCTCGTGCGGCAGTCTGGAGGGCAAGACGCTGTTGCTGGTCGATCCGATGCTGGCCACGGGGTCGTCGCTCGTGCTGACCTACAACGCCTTGTGCGAGAAGGGCGGCACTCCCGCCTATACCCACGTCGCGGCGGTCGTCGCCAGCGAGCAGGGTCTCGACTATGCGATGAAGAACATGCCGCGCAAAACCACGACCATCTGGACGGCGGTCGTTGACGAGGAGCTGACTTCTCGGTCCTACATCGTTCCCGGCATCGGTGACGCCGGAGACCTGGCCTACGGCGAAAAAATATAGTTTTTCGATTTTATAGAGTTGCTTTCGCATATCCCTCGCCGCGGGGCGAACATTCAAGTATAATAGGGTAATTCCAGACGAGGTTACGGTTTTTGGATCGTAACCTCGTCTGTTTTGCTGTGTCTTGCATAGAAATGTGCTGGCCATCGTGTAACGACTTGGTCATTCGGGTCGTTACATTGTTATTCCACTCTTCAGGTTTTGCAAGGGCCTTCCACTCTGAATGAGCATTCGACATCATGTTTTCGTCGGTCGAGTCGTGCACTTCAGGCCAATGGAAGAGCGGGGAGACCTGTATGTGTCGCTTATCGCGCTAAAATGATTAAGGATATGCAATAGAGCGTCGCTAATTATATTATACGCCTTGGTTAAGATCAACTCGTTCGTCGTCTGCGTGGAGTACGAGGATGTAATCGCGGCGTTGACGGTAGTGCTGGAGATCGTGGTGGGTACGGAACCGTCTCCAACCTCAAGGTTGCAGGTTTATATAAGGTAAGCCGATCGGATTTTTAACGTATTCGTCTCGTCATTGTGAATGCGGTGGGTGTGTGGACCGTCCGTTGTCTGATAGACGGGCGTTGCGAACCGTAGAAACAAATAAATATTATATAAAATAATATAAAAAGGCGATTAATGTCTTTTTTCTCAAAAAATATTGTTATATTGCGTCATTAAATAATACTTAATAAATCTTGACAGTATACCGAATTCATTATTAACCTAACTATTAATCTAAAACTTAAAGTATGCTTGAAGCTTTCTCAATGAACAGAAACAGAAGCAGAGCCGGCCTCATGGCGCGCATGCTGCTTTCCGTACTGGGAATTTTCCTGTGTGCAGGTGCTTTAGCGCAGAATGTAGCCCTGAAGGGTGTGGTAAAGGACAATACGGGTGAAAAATTGACGGGCGTGTCGATTATTGTCGAGAATACCTCGACAGGTACGACGACCAACAGCGACGGCGAATATTCGATCGAAGCTCCGAAGGGATCAACGCTCGTGTTTTTCTTCCTCGGTTTTGAATCCCAGCGTGTCGAGGTGGGCAGCAGGACCGTCGTGGATGTCGTTATGACGCAGGCCGCGGTGGGTATGGATGAAGTGGTCGTGGTGGGTTACGGTACGCAGTCGCGCCGTACGATCACTTCGGCTGTGACCAAAATCGACGGTAATCTGGTGAAAGGTACACCGGTCAATACACTCGGCGAGGCGCTGAAAGGCAAGATCGCCGGTGCGCGTGTTTACAGTAGCAACAATACGCCGGGCGCCGACCCCGTGATCCGCATCCGCGGCGGCTCGTCGATCGACGGCAATAACGACCCGCTGATTTTGGTGGATGGCGTGGAACGTGCTTTTTCGGGAATCAACCCCAACGATATCGAGTCGATGGAGGTGCTCAAGGATGCTGCCTCGACGGCCGTTTACGGTTCGCGTGGTTCGAACGGCGTAGTGCTGATTACGACTAAGTCGGGCAAGCGCAATACGGGTCCCCGCGTGACATTCGACGCCAATGTCGGTTTCCAGCAGGCAGAACGTCGTTTCGACTTGCTCGGCGCCGAGGATTATATCCGTATCGTGCGTACCTCGATTGCTGAAGGCACGAGTCCCATGAACAACTTTACTTCCGGATTCTCGGCAAGTTCGATCAACGATGCCAATTCAGTCTACTCGACCCGCTGGCTCGAAGAGGGCGAAGCTCTGCCGGCGGGCTACAAGAAGATGCGTGACCCGCTGGACAATACCAAGTGGTTGATTTTCCAGGATAACGACTGGCAGGACGTACTCTTCCGCGACAATTGGTGGCAGAATTACTACGTGGGTATCGACGGCGGTACGGAGAAGACCTCTTATGCGGCCAGCGTGGGCTATACCAAGGACGATGGCGTGGCACTGGGCACGGGTTACGACCGTCTCAACGCACGTATCAGCTTGAATTCCAATGTTACGAAACGTCTTCGGGTGCGTGCTACGGTCGATTATTCGGATGCCCGGAGCGAAGAGTTCGATAACCAGATGAATGCTATCTCGCGCGCCCTCTCGGCTGCGCCGACCATGAAGCGTTACATGGCGGACGGTGTGACACCGGCGTACGGTTACAACGCTACGTCGCTGAATCCCGAATATTATGCCTATATCTATGACTTCGACAACCGCAATAAGCGGCTTTCGATCGTCGGCGGATTGGATTGGGAGATCATCGACGGACTGAAAGCTACGGTGGACGCTTCGACCTACAACCATGTGACTCGCAAGAGTTCGTTCCGTAAACGCGGCTATTTCTCGAATTTGACTCCGACTACGGAGAGCTTCAACGAGTTGACGCGCACTAAACTGGACGCTTATGTGAATTATTCCCGCACCTTCGCCGGGAAGCATAGTTTTTCGGCCATGGCCGGTTATTCCTATTCGCGTGATAAAACCAATGCATTCGCTGCTTCCGCTGAGGGCGGAGGGTCGGATTTGACGCCTACGCTGACGGCGCAGCCCGACCGTACATCGAGTACGAGCAGCTTTTCCGAAATCGTGATGCTCAGCTATTTCGGTCGTATCAATTACGACTATAAGAAAAAATATATGCTTACCGCGACGTTCCGCGCCGACGGATCGTCAAAGTTCCTCAAAGGCAATCAGTGGGGGTATTTTCCGGCCATGTCCGCCGGCTGGATGATCTCGGAAGAGAACTTCATGGAGTCTACCCGCCGGGTTGTGGACGACCTGAAACTTCGCGTGAGCTACGGTCAGACCGGTAACAACTACATTTCGGTCAATGACGCGCGCGGCAAGTACAACGTGAACTTCTACAACGGTAATCCGGGACTCCACCCCGCCGTGATGCCGAATCAGGATTTGCAGTGGGAGGTGACTACGCAGCTGGATGCCGGTTTCGACTTGTCGATGTTCGGCAGCCGTTTGATGGTGACAGCCGACTATTTTAATCGTCTGACCGACAATCTGATCTATTCGAAAGATATGCCCAATACGACCGGTTTTTCGAGCGTGAAGACGAATATCGGCAAGGTGCGCTTCTATGGTTTCGACCTTGAGATCAGCAGCCGCAATATCGTGAAGAAGAATTTTTCGTGGGAGTCGAAATTCACGTGGAGCTACGTGAAGAACAAGGTGGTGAAGCTGCCTGACAACGGCCTGCCGCAGAATCGTGTGGATGGTATTCGCGTGGGTAACACCAACGAGTATTTCGGCGGTATCGCTGAGGGCGAGCCGCTCTATCAGGTGGTGGCCTTCAAGATGAAGCATATCATCCGTACGCCTGAACAACTTGCCGCGGCGCTCTACGACAGCTATTCGAAAGGTTACAATCCTGATGATGGCACGACCGTGAAGGGCCGTAAGAATATGGGCGACTACGAATGGGTTAACCGTCCCGGTACGACCAAGGCCGTGGTGAACGGTGAGGAGGTGGAGCAGATTAATTCCGAGGACAAGTTTGTGATTGGTTACAGTGTGCCTCACTCGACGGGCGGTCTCAGCAATACGTTCCGTTACAAGGGCCTTTCACTAAACGTTTACCTCGACTGGGCTATCGGGCACACCATCCGCCATGCACAGATGGCCCGTCAGTTCATCAATACCTTTACGGGGAATACGGCCTTGAACGCCGGCGTGCTCGACACGTGGTCGCCTCAGAATCCGGATGCCAAGTACGCTCGCTTCTATTCGGGCGGTGAGAGTGTTTCGGCCAATTTCAAGAACGACTCCGATGTCTTTGCGTTCAAGGGCGACTACCTCTGTGTCCGAGAGCTGAGTCTTGCGTGGGACCTGCCCAAGAAGTTCGTTTCGAAGTTGGGCATGCAGGGCGCTTCCATCACTTTGGCAGGAAACAACCTGCACTATTTTACCGCAGTCCCGGGCGTATCGCCTGAGGTGGGTACGATGAGTACGAACGCCGCAGGCTATAACAACTATCCTCCGATCCGTCGTATTTCGCTCGGAATCAAGGTGATTTTCTAAATATTGCAGAAATTAAGTTAAATATACGATTATGAAAAAGATATTCGGAATATTGTGCCTGATTACCCTCTCGCTGGCCGGAGTCTCCTGTCACGGCGATCTGGACATCGCGCAGAAGGGGCAGGTTACGGGCGGCGATGCGTGGGGCAGCCAGTCCAATGCGTTGGCCAACATGTACGGCATGATGAGTACTTTCCGCGCGGCATTCGCCACGGACTATATGTATTGGGGTGAGTACCGCACACAGATCTGGGGCAAGGGAAACGAAACGCAGCCTTCGCGTGATTTCGTATATACCAACAACATCGCTTCGACGCATGCCCAGGCGGACTGGACGAGTCTCTATACGACGATCAATCATGCTAACCTGATTCTCAAATACGTGCCGGGAATCGGCTTTACGGACGAGGGGCAGAAGAATCAGATCTTGGGTGCCGCCCATTTCGTTCGCGCTTTCTGCTACTATTGGATCGGCCGTGTCTGGGGCGACGCTCCGGTGCTGACGGCCGGTTTCGAGTCGGACGGGCAGGAGGGGCTGTTCCCTTCGCGCGATCCTGCGGACGATGTATTCCGGCAGGTCGGTGACGACATCGTGGCGGCAGTGGATTACCTTAAGAATGCTTCGGTATCGAGTGCT of the Alistipes senegalensis JC50 genome contains:
- a CDS encoding SusC/RagA family TonB-linked outer membrane protein, with product MLLSVLGIFLCAGALAQNVALKGVVKDNTGEKLTGVSIIVENTSTGTTTNSDGEYSIEAPKGSTLVFFFLGFESQRVEVGSRTVVDVVMTQAAVGMDEVVVVGYGTQSRRTITSAVTKIDGNLVKGTPVNTLGEALKGKIAGARVYSSNNTPGADPVIRIRGGSSIDGNNDPLILVDGVERAFSGINPNDIESMEVLKDAASTAVYGSRGSNGVVLITTKSGKRNTGPRVTFDANVGFQQAERRFDLLGAEDYIRIVRTSIAEGTSPMNNFTSGFSASSINDANSVYSTRWLEEGEALPAGYKKMRDPLDNTKWLIFQDNDWQDVLFRDNWWQNYYVGIDGGTEKTSYAASVGYTKDDGVALGTGYDRLNARISLNSNVTKRLRVRATVDYSDARSEEFDNQMNAISRALSAAPTMKRYMADGVTPAYGYNATSLNPEYYAYIYDFDNRNKRLSIVGGLDWEIIDGLKATVDASTYNHVTRKSSFRKRGYFSNLTPTTESFNELTRTKLDAYVNYSRTFAGKHSFSAMAGYSYSRDKTNAFAASAEGGGSDLTPTLTAQPDRTSSTSSFSEIVMLSYFGRINYDYKKKYMLTATFRADGSSKFLKGNQWGYFPAMSAGWMISEENFMESTRRVVDDLKLRVSYGQTGNNYISVNDARGKYNVNFYNGNPGLHPAVMPNQDLQWEVTTQLDAGFDLSMFGSRLMVTADYFNRLTDNLIYSKDMPNTTGFSSVKTNIGKVRFYGFDLEISSRNIVKKNFSWESKFTWSYVKNKVVKLPDNGLPQNRVDGIRVGNTNEYFGGIAEGEPLYQVVAFKMKHIIRTPEQLAAALYDSYSKGYNPDDGTTVKGRKNMGDYEWVNRPGTTKAVVNGEEVEQINSEDKFVIGYSVPHSTGGLSNTFRYKGLSLNVYLDWAIGHTIRHAQMARQFINTFTGNTALNAGVLDTWSPQNPDAKYARFYSGGESVSANFKNDSDVFAFKGDYLCVRELSLAWDLPKKFVSKLGMQGASITLAGNNLHYFTAVPGVSPEVGTMSTNAAGYNNYPPIRRISLGIKVIF
- a CDS encoding energy transducer TonB — its product is MEIKKSPKADLQNKRGLLLEIGLIVALCLVIAAFAYTPKEHRIEKVDLQTAIVEEEITEITRQDQKPPEAPRKVELKVITDLLQVVTNDTKITTEVDFAEFDENTEVIQQVEVAEEVVEDDQPFLIAETMPSFQGGDLNTFRNWVQQNVKFPQIALENGIQGRVVLSFVIEKDGRLTNIQVLQTPDRSLSEEAIRVLSKSPKWSPGKQRNQVVRVKYTLPVDFRVQN
- the upp gene encoding uracil phosphoribosyltransferase, which encodes MTLHILSEQNTVLNKFIAQIRDKRIQKDSMRFRRNMERIGEITAYEISKALNYKPCVVETPLGEATVEMIDDQLVVATILRAGLPYHQGFLNYFDDAQNAFVSAYRKSTKDGKFTVKVEYISCGSLEGKTLLLVDPMLATGSSLVLTYNALCEKGGTPAYTHVAAVVASEQGLDYAMKNMPRKTTTIWTAVVDEELTSRSYIVPGIGDAGDLAYGEKI